In Flavobacteriales bacterium, one genomic interval encodes:
- a CDS encoding biopolymer transporter ExbD, whose product MSLRSKNKVSANFSMSSMTDIVFLLLIFFMLTSTLVSPNALKLLLPNSKARTLEKQTISVSITPEIEYYIEDQKFPFEQLENQLKQRLANEQEPAIVLHADKTVDIEFAVKVMDIAYRNKYKVVLATNPK is encoded by the coding sequence ATGAGTTTAAGAAGCAAAAATAAGGTAAGTGCTAACTTCAGCATGTCCTCTATGACAGACATCGTATTCTTATTACTTATCTTTTTTATGCTTACTTCTACGCTAGTTAGCCCCAATGCCCTCAAGCTATTGTTACCCAATAGTAAAGCAAGGACTCTTGAAAAACAAACCATTTCTGTATCTATTACACCAGAAATAGAGTACTATATTGAAGATCAAAAATTCCCTTTCGAGCAACTAGAAAATCAACTAAAACAACGTCTTGCTAACGAACAAGAACCTGCTATTGTTCTACATGCAGATAAAACGGTTGATATAGAGTTTGCCGTAAAAGTGATGGATATCGCTTATCGCAATAAGTACAAAGTAGTACTTGCAACAAATCCAAAATAA
- a CDS encoding acyl-CoA dehydrogenase, translating to MNFNFTEEHIMIRDAARDFAKTELLPGVIERDENQTFPAEQIKKLGELGFMGMMVDPKYGGAGMDTISYVLAMEELSKVDASASVVVSVNNSLVCWGLEKYGTEEQKQKYLVPLAKGEIIGAFCLSEPEAGSDATSQQTTAVDMGDHYLLNGTKNWITNGNTASVYLVIAQTNPEKGHRGINALIVEKGMPGFEVGLKENKLGIRGSDTHSLLFNDVKVPKENRIGEDGFGFKFAMSTLSGGRIGIASQALGIASGAYELSLEYSKQRKAFGKAISEHQAIAFKLADMATEIEAARLLCLKSAWLKDNKMNFDKESAIAKVFASEVAMKSTTEAVQIHGGYGFVKEYHVERLMRDAKITQIYEGTSEIQRIVISRSILK from the coding sequence ATGAACTTTAATTTTACTGAAGAACATATCATGATTCGTGATGCGGCTAGAGATTTTGCTAAGACAGAATTGCTACCAGGAGTTATTGAGAGAGATGAAAATCAAACCTTTCCGGCTGAACAAATTAAGAAATTAGGTGAATTGGGTTTTATGGGTATGATGGTCGATCCGAAGTATGGTGGTGCTGGTATGGATACTATCTCTTATGTCTTGGCAATGGAAGAACTTTCCAAAGTTGATGCTTCAGCATCGGTAGTTGTTTCAGTTAATAATTCTTTGGTATGTTGGGGATTAGAAAAGTACGGAACAGAAGAACAAAAACAAAAGTATTTAGTTCCTTTAGCAAAAGGTGAAATTATTGGTGCTTTTTGTCTTTCAGAACCAGAGGCAGGTAGTGATGCTACTTCTCAGCAAACTACGGCAGTTGATATGGGTGACCATTACCTACTAAACGGTACTAAAAATTGGATTACAAATGGTAATACTGCATCTGTTTATTTAGTTATTGCTCAAACAAATCCTGAGAAAGGACATCGTGGCATTAATGCGCTTATTGTTGAGAAAGGTATGCCAGGTTTTGAGGTTGGTTTGAAGGAAAATAAATTAGGTATCAGAGGGTCAGATACTCACTCGCTGTTGTTTAATGATGTTAAAGTGCCTAAAGAAAATAGGATAGGGGAAGATGGCTTTGGTTTTAAATTTGCTATGTCAACACTTTCTGGTGGAAGAATAGGTATTGCCTCACAAGCTTTAGGTATTGCTTCTGGAGCTTACGAATTATCTTTAGAGTATTCAAAGCAACGTAAAGCATTTGGTAAAGCAATTAGTGAGCATCAGGCTATTGCTTTTAAACTTGCTGATATGGCTACCGAAATAGAGGCTGCCCGATTGTTATGTCTAAAATCGGCATGGTTAAAAGACAATAAAATGAATTTTGATAAAGAAAGTGCTATCGCTAAGGTTTTTGCGTCCGAAGTAGCTATGAAATCTACTACAGAGGCAGTTCAAATACATGGTGGTTATGGTTTTGTTAAAGAATATCATGTTGAGCGTTTAATGAGAGACGCTAAAATCACTCAAATTTATGAAGGCACATCAGAAATTCAACGTATTGTAATCTCTCGTTCTATCCTCAAATAA
- a CDS encoding bifunctional folylpolyglutamate synthase/dihydrofolate synthase: MTYQQCLDWLFSQLPMYQRTGSIAYKADIGNIVQATEKLGNPHQNFKSIHIAGTNGKGSTSHLLASVLQEAGYKTGLYTSPHLKDFRERIRINGDMIKQESVIQFITENKHWFSQIGMSFFEMTVALAFHHFATEKVDIAIIEVGLGGRLDSTNIIQPELSIITNIGLDHTELLGDSIEKIAREKGGIIKPRTPILIGRKQEQTKAIFDEIAQDNHSKIYYAENCDIESDLKGNYQTENKNTAYTAIKILRTQAWEILDKHIENGFKNVLNNTSLLGRWMTLGQSPSIICDTGHNVDGIRRIVEHIKKTRYEELHIVFGVVNDKSIDGILKLLPKKAHYYFCQAQIPRAMHVDLLFTKAQEYQLTGNCFKSVADALKKAKSVAKKNDLIFIGGSTFVVAEII, encoded by the coding sequence ATGACTTATCAGCAATGTTTGGATTGGTTATTCAGCCAATTACCGATGTATCAACGTACTGGAAGTATCGCTTACAAAGCCGATATAGGTAATATCGTTCAAGCAACTGAAAAACTAGGAAATCCTCATCAAAATTTTAAATCAATACACATAGCTGGCACCAATGGTAAAGGTTCTACCAGTCATTTACTTGCATCAGTACTACAAGAGGCTGGCTATAAGACAGGCTTATACACCTCGCCCCACCTTAAAGATTTCAGAGAACGAATTCGTATCAATGGCGATATGATAAAGCAAGAAAGCGTCATCCAATTTATAACAGAGAACAAACATTGGTTTAGTCAAATTGGCATGTCGTTTTTTGAAATGACAGTGGCATTAGCCTTTCATCACTTCGCCACAGAAAAAGTAGATATTGCTATCATAGAAGTTGGCTTAGGAGGGCGTTTAGATAGTACTAACATCATTCAACCAGAATTATCGATAATTACTAATATAGGATTAGACCACACAGAATTGCTAGGTGATAGTATCGAAAAAATTGCAAGAGAAAAAGGAGGCATAATAAAACCTAGAACACCTATCTTAATAGGCAGAAAACAGGAACAAACAAAAGCTATTTTTGATGAAATAGCCCAAGACAATCATTCCAAAATTTATTATGCAGAAAATTGCGACATTGAAAGCGATTTAAAAGGGAACTATCAAACCGAAAATAAAAATACGGCCTACACCGCAATCAAAATTTTAAGAACTCAAGCTTGGGAAATTCTAGATAAACACATTGAAAACGGATTTAAAAATGTACTGAATAATACCTCCTTATTAGGAAGGTGGATGACTTTGGGTCAATCTCCCTCGATTATTTGCGATACGGGGCATAATGTAGATGGAATAAGACGTATAGTTGAGCATATTAAAAAGACAAGATATGAAGAGTTACATATAGTATTTGGCGTAGTTAATGACAAATCAATAGATGGCATCTTAAAACTATTGCCTAAAAAAGCTCATTACTATTTCTGTCAAGCCCAAATACCTCGAGCTATGCATGTCGATTTACTATTTACAAAAGCCCAAGAATATCAATTGACAGGAAATTGTTTTAAATCCGTTGCCGATGCATTAAAAAAGGCTAAGTCAGTAGCTAAAAAAAATGATTTGATTTTCATTGGTGGCAGCACCTTTGTAGTCGCTGAGATAATATGA
- the nhaD gene encoding sodium:proton antiporter NhaD, which yields MYLSMLVVFILGYTLIAFEHNLKIDKAASALLAGSLCWAIFALGLFEIDINSDNFGKFLTYFQTKDLNYTSEFIAQNVDYVKKNFVLYELSHHLAEIGQILFFLLGAMTIVELVDAHQGFSVITDRIKTNNKVKLMWILCILSFFFSATLDNLTTAIVMSALLTKLIEDKKDLWLFAGMIIISANAGGAWSPIGDVTTIMLWIGGQVTAANIITSVLVPSLVCMIAPLIYLTFKLKGNITRPSDSEALEHIMNPTTPFERKFIFFLGVGGLLFVPVFKTVTHLPPYIGILLSLGVMWLTTELLHRSKNYEAKSDLTVIGVLKKVDVPTIFFFLGILLAVASLQSMGHLNDMAKILDNTFDGNIYAINIIIGLLSAIVDNVPLVAGAMGMYEIGTGVFAVDGSFWEFLAYCAGTGGSVLIIGSAAGVAVMGILKIDFIWYVKKISFLAFIGYIAGAITYILMQ from the coding sequence ATTTACCTTTCAATGTTAGTCGTTTTTATCTTAGGATATACACTAATTGCTTTTGAACACAATCTTAAAATAGACAAAGCAGCATCCGCTTTACTTGCTGGTTCGCTTTGCTGGGCTATTTTTGCATTAGGCTTGTTTGAAATTGATATCAACTCCGATAATTTCGGCAAATTCTTAACTTACTTCCAAACAAAAGACCTCAACTACACTAGTGAGTTTATCGCTCAAAATGTAGATTATGTCAAAAAGAATTTTGTGCTTTATGAACTGTCGCATCATTTAGCAGAAATAGGGCAAATTTTATTCTTTCTTTTAGGAGCAATGACTATAGTCGAATTGGTAGATGCTCATCAAGGGTTTTCGGTAATTACTGACCGAATCAAGACCAATAATAAAGTTAAGTTAATGTGGATTCTGTGCATTTTGTCATTCTTCTTTTCAGCAACATTAGATAACTTAACTACGGCTATCGTGATGTCAGCTCTCTTAACAAAACTCATTGAAGACAAAAAAGATTTATGGCTATTTGCTGGTATGATAATCATTTCAGCCAATGCTGGTGGTGCTTGGTCACCGATTGGTGATGTAACAACAATTATGTTATGGATTGGAGGGCAAGTAACAGCGGCTAATATTATTACATCTGTATTAGTTCCTTCATTAGTTTGTATGATTGCTCCATTAATATACTTAACATTTAAACTCAAAGGTAATATCACAAGACCTTCAGATAGTGAAGCTTTAGAGCACATTATGAACCCAACCACTCCATTTGAAAGAAAATTCATTTTCTTTTTAGGTGTTGGTGGATTATTATTTGTGCCTGTTTTTAAAACTGTAACTCACCTACCACCATACATTGGAATCCTATTAAGCTTAGGAGTAATGTGGCTTACTACAGAACTGTTGCATAGAAGTAAAAACTACGAAGCTAAGTCTGACTTGACTGTAATCGGCGTTCTAAAAAAAGTAGATGTTCCTACTATATTTTTCTTTTTAGGAATTTTATTGGCTGTAGCATCTTTACAAAGTATGGGGCACTTGAACGATATGGCCAAAATTTTAGACAATACCTTTGATGGAAACATTTACGCCATAAACATCATCATTGGATTATTGTCTGCCATAGTAGATAATGTTCCATTAGTAGCGGGCGCCATGGGTATGTATGAAATTGGAACAGGTGTTTTTGCTGTAGACGGATCATTTTGGGAATTCTTAGCCTATTGTGCTGGAACAGGTGGTAGTGTCCTAATAATAGGTTCTGCTGCTGGAGTAGCCGTAATGGGTATTCTAAAAATTGATTTCATTTGGTATGTCAAAAAAATAAGTTTTCTAGCATTTATAGGATATATTGCTGGTGCTATAACCTACATACTTATGCAATAA
- a CDS encoding anhydro-N-acetylmuramic acid kinase, whose product MGFNKQHNVIGLMSGTSLDGVDLAFVSFYHDKSWQYQLGVCQTIPYDEQWQKELRDLHLKPLSEIQESSQRYAIYLSQLLRDFILKHNLQVDLICSHGHTILHQPEKGITLQIGDGKIINSQLNIPVVCDFRTLDVELGGQGAPLVPVGDELLFSEYDYCLNLGGFSNFSFNNDGLRQAYDICPVNIVLNEYANQLGKEFDNDGQIAKTGSINNELLKELNAINYYKQLPPKSLGKEWLEKDFIPILKKYNDSTPNIMRTVVEHIAIQIADCIKSGQCLVTGGGALNTFLMQRIAANSRANFILGNKKLIEYKEALIFGFLGVLNRENEINCLASVTGAKRNSVVGKYFA is encoded by the coding sequence ATGGGCTTTAACAAACAACACAATGTGATTGGTCTAATGTCAGGAACTTCTTTAGACGGAGTAGATCTTGCTTTTGTTAGCTTTTATCACGACAAAAGTTGGCAATATCAATTAGGCGTATGTCAAACGATTCCTTATGATGAACAATGGCAAAAAGAACTGAGAGATTTACACCTTAAGCCCCTATCTGAAATACAAGAGTCTAGCCAACGATATGCGATTTATCTATCCCAATTATTGAGGGATTTTATTCTTAAACATAACTTGCAAGTGGATTTAATCTGTTCGCATGGACATACCATTTTGCATCAGCCCGAAAAAGGTATCACACTACAAATTGGTGATGGAAAAATAATTAATTCACAATTGAATATTCCCGTAGTTTGTGATTTTAGGACTCTAGATGTAGAACTTGGTGGTCAGGGTGCTCCTCTAGTGCCTGTTGGAGATGAATTACTTTTTAGTGAGTACGATTATTGTCTGAACTTAGGTGGATTCAGCAATTTTTCATTTAACAACGATGGATTGAGACAAGCCTACGATATATGTCCTGTAAACATCGTACTTAATGAATATGCCAATCAATTGGGTAAGGAATTCGATAATGACGGGCAAATAGCCAAAACGGGAAGTATAAATAATGAACTCTTGAAGGAACTAAACGCCATCAACTACTACAAACAATTGCCGCCGAAGTCTTTAGGAAAAGAATGGCTAGAAAAAGATTTTATACCTATTCTAAAAAAATATAACGACAGTACTCCTAATATTATGCGAACAGTAGTTGAACACATAGCCATTCAAATTGCTGATTGTATCAAATCAGGACAATGCCTCGTTACAGGAGGCGGCGCATTGAACACTTTCCTTATGCAGAGGATTGCGGCAAATTCTCGAGCTAATTTCATCTTAGGCAATAAAAAACTTATAGAATATAAAGAGGCCTTGATTTTTGGGTTTTTAGGTGTACTCAATAGAGAAAATGAAATTAATTGTTTGGCATCCGTTACAGGAGCTAAAAGGAATTCTGTAGTAGGTAAGTACTTTGCATAA
- a CDS encoding mechanosensitive ion channel family protein, which translates to MDFQEILHRQFLSNSLENYCWFLGFVLFGLLFKRIISKYLSHIMYRVLNRDESIDIKTFDELLIKPIGVFVLLMLIYLGSLNITFPPELNFETKNFNISLILSKIFSLIVLFSVSKIALRFVDYFGIVFLNKAKDTESQMDDQLIPFVIELGKIAVYIVLFFVLLSKIFDVDVTALAAGVGIGGIAIAMASKESLENLLGSFTIFFDKPFLVGDLVSTGSITGTVEKVGFRSTRIRTFDKSIVTVPNKNMISAELDNLGKRKVRRAKFYIGLTYDTTIDQMKKIVKEIEILINEHPRTDQEGRVKFQEFGASSLDIMVLFYVNSTKWDDFIDVKEDINFKIMEIVKNNDCEFAFPSTTVYLQK; encoded by the coding sequence ATGGACTTTCAAGAAATTTTACACCGACAATTTTTAAGCAATTCATTAGAAAATTATTGCTGGTTTTTAGGCTTTGTACTATTCGGACTGCTTTTTAAGCGTATTATATCCAAATACCTCAGCCATATCATGTATAGAGTACTCAATAGAGATGAATCTATAGATATTAAAACCTTCGATGAATTACTAATAAAACCCATAGGTGTTTTTGTATTGCTAATGTTAATTTATTTAGGCTCACTTAACATTACATTTCCTCCTGAGCTAAATTTTGAAACTAAAAACTTTAACATCAGTCTAATCCTAAGTAAAATCTTTAGTCTAATCGTTTTGTTTTCTGTTTCTAAAATTGCATTACGTTTTGTCGATTATTTTGGCATTGTTTTTCTAAATAAAGCTAAGGATACAGAAAGTCAAATGGACGACCAATTGATTCCTTTCGTTATTGAGTTGGGTAAAATTGCCGTTTATATTGTTTTATTCTTTGTTTTGTTAAGTAAAATCTTTGATGTTGACGTTACTGCTTTAGCCGCTGGTGTTGGTATTGGAGGTATCGCAATTGCAATGGCTTCTAAGGAAAGTTTAGAAAATCTATTAGGCTCATTTACTATATTTTTTGACAAACCCTTTTTAGTAGGTGACTTGGTATCTACAGGAAGTATCACAGGCACAGTCGAAAAAGTAGGCTTTCGCTCGACTCGTATTCGCACTTTCGACAAAAGTATTGTCACTGTCCCTAATAAGAATATGATTTCTGCCGAACTGGATAACCTGGGTAAAAGAAAAGTTAGACGAGCAAAATTTTACATAGGTCTAACCTATGATACCACTATTGACCAAATGAAAAAAATAGTCAAGGAAATCGAAATATTAATTAACGAACATCCCAGAACTGACCAAGAAGGAAGAGTAAAATTCCAAGAGTTTGGAGCAAGTTCATTAGATATTATGGTTTTGTTCTACGTTAATTCGACAAAATGGGACGATTTCATAGATGTCAAAGAGGATATCAACTTTAAAATTATGGAAATAGTAAAGAATAACGATTGTGAGTTTGCTTTTCCATCAACAACAGTATATTTGCAAAAATAA
- a CDS encoding YqhA family protein, which produces MKFEHHFEKILWNLRYVVILSVILSILASITLFFIGSWDIIYSIVYQNPLFNPDVTTNNDLLFKIISSIDLFLIGIVLLIFGFGVYELFISEIDFAKGKFADSTLKINSLDQLKNKIIKVIIIVLIVKFFEKILKLTPNFSSPNDILVFSLSILAICLGYFLINRK; this is translated from the coding sequence ATGAAATTTGAACATCATTTTGAGAAAATACTCTGGAATTTAAGATACGTAGTTATCTTATCTGTTATATTATCTATACTTGCTTCTATAACTTTATTTTTTATAGGCAGTTGGGATATTATATACTCCATTGTGTATCAAAATCCTTTGTTTAATCCAGATGTTACCACTAACAACGATTTGCTGTTTAAAATCATTTCTTCTATTGACTTATTCTTAATAGGAATAGTATTACTGATTTTTGGATTTGGGGTTTATGAGCTTTTTATCAGTGAAATTGACTTTGCAAAAGGGAAGTTTGCTGACTCTACTTTAAAAATAAACAGTTTAGATCAACTCAAAAACAAGATTATCAAAGTTATTATTATTGTTTTGATTGTTAAATTCTTTGAAAAGATACTCAAACTAACACCTAACTTTTCATCACCAAACGACATACTTGTTTTTAGTCTTTCCATCTTAGCTATCTGCCTTGGCTATTTTCTTATCAACAGAAAATAA
- a CDS encoding energy transducer TonB produces the protein MIKPTKNRRKAIIGTVLFHIGLLLCFIFMGLTYQIPPPPEEGITINFGYQDFGSGSEQPEQIVEEQEITPQEIVNNNPVVEDISTQDIEETPTTKLKEQLEKPKEIKKIEEKKPEPVVNTKALYPGKKQNNSNSQGISEGQGDQGSQDGDPNSNAYTGGGIGTNGIAYQLGGRTIAEIKKPNYDSQQQGKVVVTIRVDRNGKVISATPGAKGSTTTNAYLYSKAKEAALKTTFEANTTAPEIQVGTIIYNFKLN, from the coding sequence ATGATTAAACCAACAAAAAATAGACGCAAAGCAATCATTGGAACAGTTTTGTTTCATATCGGTTTGCTTTTATGTTTCATTTTTATGGGTTTGACCTATCAAATACCTCCTCCTCCTGAAGAAGGCATTACTATTAATTTTGGTTACCAAGATTTTGGAAGTGGCTCAGAACAACCAGAACAGATTGTCGAAGAACAAGAAATAACTCCTCAAGAGATTGTCAATAATAATCCTGTCGTTGAAGATATTAGCACTCAGGATATTGAAGAAACACCTACTACCAAACTTAAAGAACAGCTAGAGAAACCAAAAGAAATCAAAAAGATTGAGGAGAAAAAACCCGAGCCTGTGGTCAATACCAAAGCACTTTACCCTGGTAAAAAGCAAAATAACAGTAATAGTCAAGGAATAAGTGAAGGGCAAGGAGATCAGGGTAGCCAAGATGGTGATCCAAATTCGAATGCTTACACTGGTGGTGGAATTGGTACAAATGGCATCGCCTATCAGCTAGGCGGTAGAACTATCGCAGAAATTAAAAAGCCAAATTACGATTCCCAGCAACAAGGTAAGGTTGTCGTGACTATTCGAGTAGATAGAAATGGTAAAGTTATCAGTGCAACACCTGGTGCTAAAGGCTCTACAACTACTAATGCCTACCTATATTCTAAAGCTAAAGAGGCTGCACTTAAAACTACTTTTGAAGCTAATACTACAGCTCCTGAGATTCAAGTAGGAACAATCATTTACAATTTCAAGCTGAACTAA
- a CDS encoding amino acid dehydrogenase, which yields MKKLLDAYENKKPEVVFEWSDSQTEAEGWVVINSLRGGAAGGGTRMRKGLNKHEVVSLAKTMEVKFTVAGPAIGGAKSGINFDPKDPRKEGVLKRWYAAITPLLKNYYGTGGDLNVDEIHEVIPITLNLGVEHPQEGVFNGHFKPSAEQKKTIIKQLQDGVLLEITEPSLTPEVSKKYTVADMITGYGVSEAVNHFYRLHNEDLNDKKVIIQGWGNVGSAAAFYQASLGAKIVGIIDQEGGLINENGFTFEEIRQLFINKKGNKLNAEHMLSFDEVNAKIWDMKVDVFIPAAASRLIKQDHLERMIAGGLEVISCGANVPFADEEIFFGSIGEFADERVSVLPDFIANCGMARVFAYLMNPNSEMTDTAIFQDTSATIMKALKETHQINSSKTDISKTAFEIALNQLI from the coding sequence ATGAAAAAATTATTAGACGCATACGAAAACAAAAAACCCGAGGTTGTTTTTGAATGGAGTGACAGCCAAACTGAAGCTGAAGGCTGGGTCGTAATAAATTCACTTCGAGGTGGTGCCGCAGGTGGTGGCACACGAATGAGAAAAGGACTTAATAAACATGAAGTTGTTTCTCTTGCTAAAACTATGGAAGTTAAGTTTACAGTCGCTGGACCAGCGATTGGCGGTGCTAAATCTGGTATAAACTTTGACCCCAAAGACCCCAGAAAAGAAGGCGTTTTAAAACGATGGTATGCTGCCATTACTCCCCTACTAAAAAATTACTACGGTACTGGAGGCGACTTAAATGTTGATGAAATACATGAAGTCATTCCCATTACCCTAAATCTTGGTGTAGAACATCCTCAAGAAGGTGTATTCAATGGTCACTTCAAGCCTTCTGCAGAACAGAAAAAAACCATTATTAAACAACTACAAGATGGAGTATTGTTAGAAATTACCGAGCCTAGCCTAACTCCAGAAGTGTCAAAAAAATATACCGTTGCTGACATGATAACCGGCTACGGAGTGTCTGAAGCAGTAAATCACTTTTACCGTCTTCACAATGAAGATTTAAATGACAAAAAGGTAATCATTCAAGGTTGGGGAAATGTGGGCTCTGCGGCAGCCTTTTATCAAGCATCATTAGGAGCTAAAATTGTTGGCATCATTGACCAAGAAGGTGGGCTAATAAATGAAAACGGCTTTACTTTCGAAGAAATTCGTCAGTTGTTTATCAATAAAAAAGGCAATAAGCTAAACGCTGAGCATATGCTATCCTTTGATGAGGTTAACGCCAAAATATGGGATATGAAAGTTGATGTATTTATTCCTGCAGCAGCTTCAAGACTAATAAAACAAGACCATTTAGAACGTATGATTGCTGGAGGGTTAGAGGTTATCTCTTGCGGTGCTAATGTGCCATTTGCCGACGAAGAAATTTTCTTTGGTAGCATCGGAGAATTTGCAGATGAAAGAGTAAGTGTTTTACCTGACTTCATCGCCAACTGTGGTATGGCTAGAGTATTTGCCTACCTCATGAACCCAAACAGTGAAATGACTGATACAGCTATTTTCCAAGATACCTCAGCAACCATAATGAAAGCCTTGAAAGAAACACACCAAATTAATTCATCAAAGACAGACATTTCAAAAACTGCCTTTGAAATCGCACTTAACCAACTTATTTAA
- a CDS encoding MotA/TolQ/ExbB proton channel family protein, translating into MKSLLLQINTLSDSLSTTAMEGELVEEKTLSILELISSGGTGGNIIMITLGILSVISVYLFIERYTTLNKARKIDSSFLNSIKNYVQDKDIKAAKTLCKNTDSSISRMLEKGIDRIDKPMTDISSAIENQGKLEVYVLENNLANLATIAGAAPMIGFLGTVIGMIVAFHEMASAGGNIDIEMLSKGIYTAMVTTVAGLVVGIIAYIAYNLLVTKVEKVVFLLETTTTDFMDLLHNNK; encoded by the coding sequence ATGAAATCACTTTTATTACAAATCAACACACTCAGCGACAGTTTATCAACAACGGCTATGGAAGGTGAATTGGTAGAAGAAAAAACACTTTCTATACTAGAGCTTATCAGCAGTGGCGGTACTGGAGGTAATATCATTATGATAACCTTAGGCATCTTGTCCGTGATTTCTGTATATCTATTTATTGAACGATATACCACACTCAACAAGGCTAGAAAAATAGACTCAAGTTTTTTAAATAGCATCAAAAATTATGTTCAAGATAAAGACATAAAAGCTGCTAAAACTCTTTGTAAAAATACCGATAGTTCTATTTCTAGAATGTTAGAAAAAGGCATTGACCGAATTGACAAACCCATGACTGATATTTCTTCTGCTATTGAAAATCAAGGTAAGCTGGAGGTCTATGTTTTAGAAAATAATTTAGCCAACCTAGCTACCATTGCGGGTGCAGCACCCATGATTGGATTCTTAGGGACAGTAATTGGTATGATTGTGGCGTTTCACGAAATGGCAAGTGCAGGAGGAAATATTGATATTGAAATGCTATCCAAAGGTATTTATACAGCTATGGTAACAACAGTAGCTGGTTTAGTGGTAGGTATTATTGCATACATTGCCTACAACCTATTAGTAACCAAAGTAGAAAAAGTGGTCTTCTTATTAGAAACAACCACAACTGACTTTATGGATTTATTACACAATAACAAATGA